CGCATCCTGCGCGTCGCCACGGAGGAGCTGACGCGCTGCGCGAACGCCCCGCTCAGCATGATCGCCAAGAAGGCGGGCGTCGGGCAGGGCACGTTCTACCGCAACTTCCCGCATCGCGAGGCGCTCGTCCTGGAGGTCTACCGCTACGAGATGCAGCAGGTCGCGGAGGCCGCGAGGGAGCTGCTGGCCACGCGGGAACCCGACCGGGCGCTGCGCGAGTGGATGGACCGGCTCGCCCGGTTCGCCCTGACCAAGGTCGGCCTGGCGGACGCGATCCGGCTGGTCACCAGCGCACCGGGCAGCCCTGCGAAACCGGAGCCCGCCCCGGTCACGGAGGCGACCGAGCTGCTGCTCCGCGCGAACGAGGAGGCCGGCACCATCCGCCCCGGTGTGTCGGCGGACGACTTCTTCCTGGCCATCGGCGGCCTCTGGCAGGTCGACGCCAGCGAGGACTGGCAGCCGAGGGTCACCCGGCTCCTCGACCTCGTCATGGACGGGCTGCGGGCGGGAGCGCCAGGCCGGTGACCGCGCCCCGGAAGCGGTAGCGGCGCTCCGGGCGGCCCGCCACGCCGTAGCGCAGCGAGACCTCCGCGGTGCCGACGGTGTGGAAGTGCTCGAGGTAGCGACGGGCACTGACCCGGGAGACGCCGGTCAGGGCCGCGCACTCGCTCGCGGACAGCGTGCCGTCGGCCTCCCGGAGGGTGCGTTCGACCAGCTCGGCGGTCTCCACGCTCATGCCCTTGGGCAGCGCCGGTGCCGCGGCGGTGGGTACCGCGCCCGCCAGGACGCGGTCGACGTCGGCCTGGCTGCGCACCACCGTGCCGAGCAGCCGCCCGCGCTGGACGGCGTAGCGCTCCAGCCGGACCCGCAGGTCCTCGAACTCGAACGGCTTGAGCAGGTAGTCGACCACGCCGTGGCGGACCGCGCCGCGCACCGCGTCCGCCTCCCGGGCCGCGCTGATGACCATGACGTCGCAGTCGTGCCCGGCGGCGCGCAGCCTCGGGATGACGTCCAGGCCGAAGACGTCCGGCAGGTAGAGGTCGAGGAGGACGAGGTCGGGGCGGAGTTCGGCGACGGCGGCGAGCGCCTCCTCGCCGGTGCCGGCGACGCCGACGACCCGGAAGGGTTCGACGCGTTCGACGAAGGCGCGGTGGACACGGGCCACCATGAAGTCGTCGTCGACCACGAGCACGCCGATCGCGGCGCCGGGGCCGTGGGACGCCGGCGCCCCCGCCGTACCGGTCGCGTCGGGCGTGCCGCTCGTACCCGTCATGGCGTTGCTCCTTCCGCCACCGCGTCGGTGAGGTGGCTGACGGTCATGCGTGCGGTGAACATGGCCCCCTCGGGGGTGTTGGTCACCGAGATCTCACCGCCGTGACGTTCGCAGACGAGCCGGGTCAGCGCCAGGCCGATGCCGCGCTCGCCCTGCCGGGCGGCCTTGGTGGTGAAGCCGTGGGAGAAGACCTCGCGGGCCAGTTCGGGAGCCACGCCGGGTCCCGAGTCGCGGACCACGATCTCGACGCTGGCGGCGTCCTGCCGCAGCTCGACCTCGACCCAGGCGTCGTGCTCCTCACCCGCCGCCGCGGCGGCGTCCACGGCGTTGTCGACGAGGTTGCCGAGGACGGTCGCCACGTCGGCGGCGTCCTGCGGAACGAGCCGGTCCAGCGCCGTGCGGTCCGAGACCCGCAACGCGACCCTGCGCTCGGCGGCGAGCGAGGACTTGGCCGTGATCAGCGCGGCAACGGCGGTGTCGCGGACCCGGCGGCTGAGCGTGACGTCCAGGGACTGGCGGCGCTGGTTGAGCGCGCGGATGTAGCGCACCACCTCGTCCTGCTCACCGATCTGGATGAGCCCGGAGATGGTGTGCAACTGGTTGGCGAACTCATGGGCCTGGGCGCGCAGCAGCTCGGAGGTGCTGCGGAAGGAACCGATCTCCCGCTCCAGGCGGGCCAGTTCGGTGCGGTCGCGCAGGGTGGTGACCGAGCCCAGCGGGCGGCCGTCCTTGGTGACGGTCATGCGGTTCATGACCAGGACCCGCCCGTGCCGGACGACGACCTCGTCGCGGGGCTCGGCGGCGTCCGGCGCGGTCCCGGCCAGTACGTCGCGCAGCCGCCCCTCGATGCCGAGGCCGTCCAGACTCTGGCCGACGCAGTCGGCGGGGAGGTCGAGCAGGCGCCGGCCCATCTCGTTGACCAGGGTGAGCCGGTGCTGCGGATCGAGGGCGACCACACCCTCGGCGATGCCGTACAGCATGGCTTCCCGGTGCTCGGCGAGCCCCGCGATCTCGCGCGGCTCCAGGCCGAGGGTCTGCCGCTTGACGCGCCGGGCCAGCAGCCAGGAGCCGGCCACGCCCAGGCCGCTGGCGATGCCGAGGTAGGCGAGGAGGTAGGAGGAGGCGCCGCTCAGTCGCTGCCACACCGTCGGGTCGGCCTCGCCGACCATCACCGTGCCCAGATGCCGGCCCAGGGTGTCCCGGGTGGCGCCGAGGACCGGCACCTGGGCGACGAGTTCACGGCTGCCCCGCAGGGTCAGGGGCCCCGACCAGCCGCGCCCCGCGGCGGCGCCCTCCACGCGCGGCAGCCGGCCGCCGATCAGCGTGGGGTCGGTGGAGCTGACGACGCCGCCGTCGGCGTCGGCGATCGTGACGGAGGTGACGCCGGACTGGGTCTGTGTGGAGTTGACCAGCGGGGCGAGGGCCTCCTGCGGCACGGGGCGCAGCAGCTGGCTGCGGACCAGCGGCGTGGCGGCCAGCTGTTCGGCCAGCGCGGTGACCCGGCGTCCCTCGACGCGGTTGAAGGTCGCGCGGGACTGGGCGAGCGAGACGGCGGCGACCGCGCAGAGGACCACCACGACGATGGCGAGCTGGAGGACCAGCATCTCGCCCGCGAGGGTCTGACGGCGGAAGGTGGGTGCCACGGCGGACTCGATCTCGGCTGACTGGGGGGCGGGCGGGTGTGCCGGGTCGCCATCATGGCGCCCACCTGCGGCGAAGGAAAGAGATGTGCCGTCTTCGCAATGAAGCGGCGACCGCAATGACCACAACCTCCCTTGGTTCCGCAAGGAAGACACGCCGCCGGAGCGCGGGCACCATGTGGCCCACGTCACCCTTCCCCACAGGGCTCCCCGTACCGATCTACCCAACCGACAGGTGGTGTCATACGTGCGCCTGCGCACCCCCCTTGCCCTGCTCGGGGCCGCCGTGCTCGTGCTCGCGGGACCGCCGCTGCTCTCCTCCGGCGGCGACTCCGACTCCGGCACGCAGATTCCCGGCCTGCGCTTCATGGTTCCCAACACGCCCGGCGGCGGTTACGACATCACCGCCCGCACGGCCGCGAAGAACGCCGAGGACGCCGGGCTCACGCACAACATCGAGGTGTTCAATCTGCCCGGCGCGGGCGGCACCGTGGGGCTGAGCCGGCTGGTGAGCGAACACGGCAACGGCAAGCTCGCGATGTCCATGGGCCTCGGCGTCGTCGGCGCCGCCCGCTCCAACCACGCGCCCAAGACCCTCGCCGACACCACGCCGATCGCGCGGCTCACCGAGGAGCAGGACGTCGTCGTGGTCGCCAAGGACTCGCCGTACAGGACGATCGGCGAGCTGATCGACGCCTGGAAGAAGGACCCGGGCAAGATCCCCGTGGGCGGTGGCTCGTCGCCCGGCGGGCCCGACCACCTCGCGCCGATGCTGATGGCGCAGGCCGCCGGGATCGCCCCGAAGTCGGTCAACTACATCCCCTTCGACGGCGGCGGCGAGCTGCTCGCCTCGATCCTCGGCAACAAGGTCGGCTTCGGCGTCTCCGGCGTCGGCGAGTACCTGGACCAGATCAAGGCGGGCGAGCTGAGGGTGCTCGCGGTGACCGGCCCGGAGCGGGTGGACGACCTCAAGGACGCGCCCACGCTGAAGGAGTCCGGCTACGACGTGGACTTCACCAACTGGCGCGGCATCGTCGCCCCGCCCGGCCTCTCGGAGGCGGAGCGGAACAAACTGACCCGCCTGGTCGAGGAGTTGCACGACTCGCCCGAGTGGCGGGAGTCGATGGACAAGAACGGCTGGGACGACGCGTTCCTCACCGGTGAGAAGTTCGGCACCTTCCTGGACGCCCAGGACAAGCGTGTGGTGTCGGTGCTGAAGGAGCTGGGACTGTGACGACACCGACCGACTCCACCCCCGCCCCGGAGGCGGCCGGCGCCTCGGCGCCCGAGCGGCGCTCCTGGCTGCGGGACCACTCCGAACTCGGCGTGTGCGCCATGCTGCTGGCGCTGGGCGTCCTCGTCCTGACCGACGCGCTCACCATGGACGTCGACATCACCCAGCGCGGTCCGGTCGGCCCGAGGACGGTGCCGATCGTGGTGGGCATCGGCCTGCTGGTGATCGCCGCGCTGCTCGCCGTGGACGTCCTGCGCGGCGGCAGGGGCGAGGCCGAGGGCGGCGAGGACATCGACCTGTCCGAACCGGCGGACTGGCGCACGGTGCTGCTGCTCTCCGGGATCTTCCTGGGCGCCGCCGTCCTCATCGAGCCGGCCGGGTTCCCGGTCGCCGGGGCCCTGCTCTTCTGGGGCGCCGCCTTCGCCCTGGGCAGCCGGCGCGTGGACCGCGACCCGCTGATCGCCGCGGCGCTGTCCCTGCTCACCTACGTCGTCTTCGACAAGCTGCTCGGTGTGCCGCTGCCCGGCGGTCCGCTGATGGGAGTGCTCTGACATGAACGCCCTCAACTCCCTCATGGACGGGTTCGGCACGGCCCTGTCCCCGCTCAACCTGCTGTGGGCCGCCCTGGGTGTGCTGCTCGGCACGGCGATCGGTGTCCTGCCCGGCATCGGCCCGGCGATGGCGGTGGCGCTGCTGCTGCCGGTGACGTACGGCCTCGACCCGGTCGCGGCGTTCATCATGTTCGCCGGCATCTACTACGGCGCGATGTTCGGCGGTTCGACCACCTCCATCCTGCTGAACACCCCCGGCGAGAGCGCCGCGGTGGTGGCGGCCATGGAGGGCAACCCCATGGCCAAGGCGGGGCGCGGTGCGCAGGCACTGGCGGCCGCCGCCATCGGCCACTTCGCGGGCGGCATGATCGGCACGATCCTGCTGGTGGCGCTGGCGCCGACGGTCGCCGACCTGGCGGTGGACATCGGCGCGCCGGACTACTTCGCCATCATGGTGCTGGCGTTCATCGCCGTGACGTCGGTGCTGGGTTCCTCGCGTGTCAGAGGTCTGGCCTCGCTGCTGATCGGCCTGACCATCGGCCTGGTGGGCCTGGACCAGATGACGGGGCAGCAGCGGCTGACCTTCGGTTCGCTGCAACTCGCCGACGGCGTCGACGTGGTGATCGTCGCGGTCGGTCTGTTCGCGATCGGCGAGGCGCTGTGGGTGGCGGCGCACCTGCGGCGCGGCGCTGCCGAGCCGATCCCGGTGGGCCGGCCCTGGCTGGGCCGCGGGGACGTCCGCCGCACCTGGAAGTCGTGGCTGCGCGGCCCCTTCATCGGCTTCCCGTTCGGCGCGATCCCGGCGGGCGGTGCGGAGATACCCACCTTCCTCTCCTACGTCACGGAGAAGCGCCTGTCCAAGCACAAGGACGAGTGGGGCAAGGGGGCCATCGAGGGCGTGGCCGGACCGGAGTCCGCGGCGTCGGCCTCGGCAGCGGGCACGCTGGTGTCCATGCTGACCCTGGGCCTGCCGACGACGGCGGTCGCCGCGGTCATGCTGGCCGCCTTCCAGCAGTACGGCATCCAGCCCGGCCCGCTCCTCTTCGAGCGCGAACCCGAGCTGGTCTGGGGACTCATCGCGTCCCTCTTCGTCGGCATGGTGCTGCTGCTCGCGCTCAACCTGCCGCTGGCACCCGTGTGGGCCAAGCTGCTGCGGATCCCCCGGCCGTACCTCTACGCGGGGATCATGTTCTTCGCGGCGGTCGGCGCGTACGCCGTCGGCGGCGAGGTCGTCGACCTGGTGATCCTGCTGATCATCGGCCTGGTGGGCTTCGGCATGCGGCGCTACGGCCTGCCCGTCCTGCCCGCCGTGATCGGCGTCATCCTCGGCCCGAACGCCGAGCAGCAGCTGCGCCGCGCCCTGCAGATCAGCGACGGCAGCGTGACGGGCCTGGTCAACACGCCGTTCGCGGTGACGGTGTACGCGGTGATCGTGCTGCTGCTGGCCTGGCCGCTGCTGAGGCGACCGCTGGCGCGGCTGGCGGCCCGGGGACGGACGCGGGCCGACGCCTGACCTCAGATCCTCGTACCGTGATCCGGAGACGGGTCCTGCTCCGTCCGGCAGGACCCGCATCCGCACGACAGAGGGAGAGCCCCATGATTTTCATCACCGCGAAGTTCCAGGTCCTTCCGGAGCACGCGGACCGGTGGCCGGAGATCTCCGGCGACTTCACCCGGGCCACCCGGGCGGAACCCGGCTGTCTCTGGTTCGACTGGTCCCGCAGCGTCGAGGACCCCGCGGAGTACGTCCTGGTCGAGGCGTTCCGCGACGACGAGGCGGGCGCGGCGCACGTCCAGTCGGCGCACTTCCGCGCCGCGCAGGAGCAGCTGCCGCGCCACCTCGCCCGGACACCGCGCATCGTGAACGCGTCGCTCGACCAGGACGACTGGTCGCTGCTGGGTGAGATGGCGGTCGATCGCGGCTGACGGGCGTGCGGTCGTCCGGTCAGGGCGGCCGCCGCCGGAGCTCGGGGCGCCCTTCCCCAGGGGGCGCCCGTCGCTCGGTCAGCCTTTCAGGGCGCCCACGGCCCGAGCATGTCCTTCATCGCGTCCGTCATCGCGAATTGCAGCAGCGGGCCGTACGTGATCCGTCCGACACCGAGGCGACGGAAGCGCTCGAGGTCGTGCTTGACCGGGTGGGCCGTGGAGTTCACGGGAATGGAGACTGCGCCGACCACCGCCGCGAGCAGGTCGTCGTCGTCCTGGATACGCACCGGGTAGACACTGTCGGCGCCGGCCTGCTCCAGGGCCCGCAGCCGCTCGATCGCCTCGTCGAGGACGCCGGACGCGTCCTCCGCGTGCAGGAAGAGGTCGGTGCGCCCGTTGACCCAGACCGGGATCCCCGCGTCGTCGGCCGCCGCGCGCAGGCCGGCGATGTAGCTCGCGTGCTCCTGTGTACTGCGCACGCGTCCGCCCTCCGAGTGGACGGTGTCCTCCAGGTTGAGACCGACGCCGCCGACCTCGGTGAGCCCGGCGATGAGATCCGCGGGTTCCTGTCCGTACCCGGCCTCCAGGTCCACGGACACGGGGACGTCGACCGCCGCGATGATGGGCCTGACCGCGGCGAGCACCTCCTCGAACGTCTGCCCCTCCTGGTCCTCGGCTCCCCGGGAGTCGGCGAGCGGATGGCTGCCGATCGTCAGCGCGGGGAATCCCGCGCCGGCCGCCGTCCGCGCGGACCACACGTCCCAGACAGTCGGCAGCACCAACGGCTGGTACTGGGCGTGCAGTTGCTTGAGGAGTTGAGCCCGCTCAACAGTGGTACGAAAGTCCATGCCGAGGACGCTACCCCGGATCACACGACCGCGAGTCGGTACACGTCTCACATGTCGCGCCCGCGGTCAGTGGGTGGCCCTCAGCAGGACGAGGGATCCGCGGTATGCCGGGCGGCTGCGCAGGTGTCCGAAGGCCTCGTCCCAGCCGCCGGAGCCCAGGGCACGGCGCAGGGAGATGTCGAACTCCTCGCGGGCGTGGTCGTCGATGAAGCTCCACGCCGAGCAGGCTTGCCGGGCCCCGGGGTCGTGGAGCATCTCGGGGCGGCCCTAGTACGCCTCGTTGAAGCCGTCGGTGCAGTCCAGCGGGATGGGGACCGGCTCGACGGTCACGGTGCCGCCGAGGGCTTCGGTCAGGGCGGCCGGGCGCGGGGAGCGGCGGGCCTCGGTGTCGAGGACGTCGGGCGCGCAGTCGTAGAGCCAGAAGTCGCGCACGAGGGTGGGATCGCAGGTGAGGATCGCGACGGGGCCGCGGGTCACACGGCGCATCTCGCGCAGTCCGGCGGCGGTGTCGGACCACTGGTGAACGCTGAAGAGGGCCATGGAGGCGTCGAACCGGCCGTCGTCGAAGGGCAGGCCCTCGGCGACCGCGTCGATCGCCGTCGCCAGTTGGCCGGGGCGCTGCGCGCGCATGGCCGACGACGGCTCGACCGCGGTGATGACGTGCGCGGGGTTCTCGTAGGAGCCGGTGCCCGCCCCGACGTTCAGGACGGTGTCGGCCCGGCCGAGAGCCTGCGCGATGACCTGGGCGATGCGGGCGTCGGGTCGGGGCGGCGCGAGCGGGCCCGGCCGGAGCCGATGCCGCCGTAGCCGACGTCACCGGCGCTGCCGTCGTGAGTGCGCATGACCATGGGAGACCTCGCCTCGTGGACCGGGACCTGACCGGGGCGGTGACCGCCATGACCACCCGCCCCGAACAAATTTCTATCTCGCATCTGCGAGGCGAAATACCAAACAGGGCCTGTGCATGCTTGGCAGGTCACTCAATTCGCGAGGCATCTGCAACCCTGCGTGAATTGCAGGATGTGTCGGCGGACCTCCGCCGGTGCCGCGCTGTTCAGCCCAGCGCCCGGTCGAGGTTGAAGGCCGCGCTGATCAGGGCGAGATGGGTGAACGCCTGCGGGAAGTTGCCGTTCTGCTCGCCGGTGTGGCTGATTTCCTCCGCGTACAGCCCGAGATGGTTCGCGTACGTGAGCATCTTCTCGAACGCCAGCTGCGCCTCCTCCAGACGTCCGGCGCGACTCAGTGCCTCGACGTACCAGAAGGAGCAGATCGAGAACGTTCCCTCCTCGCCCCGCACCCCGTCCGGGCTCGCCTGCGGGTCATACCGGTAGGCCAGGGAGTCCGCGACCAGCTCCTCCCCCAGTGTGTCCAGCGTCGACAGCCACTTCGGATCCGTGGGGGAGATGAATTTGGCCAGCGGCATCATCAACACGGAGGCGTCGAGGACGCTGTCGCCGTAATGCTGGAGGAACGCCTTCCGTTCGGCCGACCAGCCGCGGTCCATGATCTGGCGGTAGATGGCGTCGCGCGTGCCGCTCCAGCGCGCGATGTCGGCCGGCAGCCCGCGACGACGGGCCAGGCGCATCGCCCGCTCGATCGCCACCCAGCACATCAGCCGCGAGTAGAGGTAGCTCTTGCGTCCGCCGCGGGTCTCCCAGATGCTCTCGTCGGGCTGGTCCCAGTGGTCGCAGACCCAGTCGACCAGGTCGCAGACCGTGTCCCAGTGGGCGCTGGATATCGGCTCTCCCCACTTGTCGTAGAGGTAGACCGAGTCGACGAGGGCGCCGTATATGTCCAGCTGCAGCTGGCCGACCGCCTTGTTGCCCACACGGACGGGGGAAGAGCTCCGGTAGCCCTCGAGACCGGGCAGCTCACGCTCGGCCAGGTCCCGGCGACCGTCGACGCCGTACATGATCTGTAACGGGCCGTTTCCGGAGTCGGAGGGGTGGGCGTACTCGGTCAGGAAGCGCATGAACGCCTGCGCCTCCTCGGTGAAACCGAGCCGCAGAAGCGCGTACACGCAGAAGGCCGCGTCGCGGATCCACGCGTACCGGTAGTCCCAGTTCCGTTCGCCGCCGATCTGCTCGGGCAGGCTCGTTGTGGGTGCCGCCACCATGGCGCCGGTCGGGACGTAGGTCAGCAGCTTGAGCGTCAGTGCGGAGCGGTGCACCATCTCGCGCCAGCGGCCGCGGTAGCGCGACGTGGACAGCCACCCCCGCCAGTACCGGACGGTGGCCTGGAACAGTTCCTCCGCCTCGGCCACGGCGCAGGCCCGGGGGGCGACGCTCTCCCCGACACGGTCGAGTGCGAAGACGGCGCTCTCGCCCTCGTGGAGCTTGAAGAGCGCCCACACGTCCCGGCCGTCGTGCTCCACCGGCACGCTGGAGGTCAGCGCCAGGGAGAGCGAGGCGGACTCGAAGACCGGACAGCCGTGCTCGGTGCGGATGGTGTGCGGCTCGGTCGCGTACCCGAACCGTGGTGAGACGTTGGCCCGGAAGGGCAGTGATCCGCGGACGCAGACCACTCTGCGGATCAGCCGATGCCGGTCGGCCTCACGCGAGTTGTCGACG
The Streptomyces sp. NBC_01723 genome window above contains:
- a CDS encoding TetR/AcrR family transcriptional regulator → MPPPKRDRTDAPLRSDAQRNRERILRVATEELTRCANAPLSMIAKKAGVGQGTFYRNFPHREALVLEVYRYEMQQVAEAARELLATREPDRALREWMDRLARFALTKVGLADAIRLVTSAPGSPAKPEPAPVTEATELLLRANEEAGTIRPGVSADDFFLAIGGLWQVDASEDWQPRVTRLLDLVMDGLRAGAPGR
- a CDS encoding response regulator; the encoded protein is MTGTSGTPDATGTAGAPASHGPGAAIGVLVVDDDFMVARVHRAFVERVEPFRVVGVAGTGEEALAAVAELRPDLVLLDLYLPDVFGLDVIPRLRAAGHDCDVMVISAAREADAVRGAVRHGVVDYLLKPFEFEDLRVRLERYAVQRGRLLGTVVRSQADVDRVLAGAVPTAAAPALPKGMSVETAELVERTLREADGTLSASECAALTGVSRVSARRYLEHFHTVGTAEVSLRYGVAGRPERRYRFRGAVTGLALPPAARP
- a CDS encoding sensor histidine kinase translates to MAPTFRRQTLAGEMLVLQLAIVVVVLCAVAAVSLAQSRATFNRVEGRRVTALAEQLAATPLVRSQLLRPVPQEALAPLVNSTQTQSGVTSVTIADADGGVVSSTDPTLIGGRLPRVEGAAAGRGWSGPLTLRGSRELVAQVPVLGATRDTLGRHLGTVMVGEADPTVWQRLSGASSYLLAYLGIASGLGVAGSWLLARRVKRQTLGLEPREIAGLAEHREAMLYGIAEGVVALDPQHRLTLVNEMGRRLLDLPADCVGQSLDGLGIEGRLRDVLAGTAPDAAEPRDEVVVRHGRVLVMNRMTVTKDGRPLGSVTTLRDRTELARLEREIGSFRSTSELLRAQAHEFANQLHTISGLIQIGEQDEVVRYIRALNQRRQSLDVTLSRRVRDTAVAALITAKSSLAAERRVALRVSDRTALDRLVPQDAADVATVLGNLVDNAVDAAAAAGEEHDAWVEVELRQDAASVEIVVRDSGPGVAPELAREVFSHGFTTKAARQGERGIGLALTRLVCERHGGEISVTNTPEGAMFTARMTVSHLTDAVAEGATP
- a CDS encoding Bug family tripartite tricarboxylate transporter substrate binding protein, with protein sequence MRLRTPLALLGAAVLVLAGPPLLSSGGDSDSGTQIPGLRFMVPNTPGGGYDITARTAAKNAEDAGLTHNIEVFNLPGAGGTVGLSRLVSEHGNGKLAMSMGLGVVGAARSNHAPKTLADTTPIARLTEEQDVVVVAKDSPYRTIGELIDAWKKDPGKIPVGGGSSPGGPDHLAPMLMAQAAGIAPKSVNYIPFDGGGELLASILGNKVGFGVSGVGEYLDQIKAGELRVLAVTGPERVDDLKDAPTLKESGYDVDFTNWRGIVAPPGLSEAERNKLTRLVEELHDSPEWRESMDKNGWDDAFLTGEKFGTFLDAQDKRVVSVLKELGL
- a CDS encoding tripartite tricarboxylate transporter TctB family protein, encoding MTTPTDSTPAPEAAGASAPERRSWLRDHSELGVCAMLLALGVLVLTDALTMDVDITQRGPVGPRTVPIVVGIGLLVIAALLAVDVLRGGRGEAEGGEDIDLSEPADWRTVLLLSGIFLGAAVLIEPAGFPVAGALLFWGAAFALGSRRVDRDPLIAAALSLLTYVVFDKLLGVPLPGGPLMGVL
- a CDS encoding tripartite tricarboxylate transporter permease, with protein sequence MNALNSLMDGFGTALSPLNLLWAALGVLLGTAIGVLPGIGPAMAVALLLPVTYGLDPVAAFIMFAGIYYGAMFGGSTTSILLNTPGESAAVVAAMEGNPMAKAGRGAQALAAAAIGHFAGGMIGTILLVALAPTVADLAVDIGAPDYFAIMVLAFIAVTSVLGSSRVRGLASLLIGLTIGLVGLDQMTGQQRLTFGSLQLADGVDVVIVAVGLFAIGEALWVAAHLRRGAAEPIPVGRPWLGRGDVRRTWKSWLRGPFIGFPFGAIPAGGAEIPTFLSYVTEKRLSKHKDEWGKGAIEGVAGPESAASASAAGTLVSMLTLGLPTTAVAAVMLAAFQQYGIQPGPLLFEREPELVWGLIASLFVGMVLLLALNLPLAPVWAKLLRIPRPYLYAGIMFFAAVGAYAVGGEVVDLVILLIIGLVGFGMRRYGLPVLPAVIGVILGPNAEQQLRRALQISDGSVTGLVNTPFAVTVYAVIVLLLAWPLLRRPLARLAARGRTRADA
- a CDS encoding putative quinol monooxygenase, with product MIFITAKFQVLPEHADRWPEISGDFTRATRAEPGCLWFDWSRSVEDPAEYVLVEAFRDDEAGAAHVQSAHFRAAQEQLPRHLARTPRIVNASLDQDDWSLLGEMAVDRG
- a CDS encoding isocitrate lyase/PEP mutase family protein → MDFRTTVERAQLLKQLHAQYQPLVLPTVWDVWSARTAAGAGFPALTIGSHPLADSRGAEDQEGQTFEEVLAAVRPIIAAVDVPVSVDLEAGYGQEPADLIAGLTEVGGVGLNLEDTVHSEGGRVRSTQEHASYIAGLRAAADDAGIPVWVNGRTDLFLHAEDASGVLDEAIERLRALEQAGADSVYPVRIQDDDDLLAAVVGAVSIPVNSTAHPVKHDLERFRRLGVGRITYGPLLQFAMTDAMKDMLGPWAP
- a CDS encoding class I SAM-dependent methyltransferase produces the protein MAQVIAQALGRADTVLNVGAGTGSYENPAHVITAVEPSSAMRAQRPGQLATAIDAVAEGLPFDDGRFDASMALFSVHQWSDTAAGLREMRRVTRGPVAILTCDPTLVRDFWLYDCAPDVLDTEARRSPRPAALTEALGGTVTVEPVPIPLDCTDGFNEAY
- a CDS encoding glycoside hydrolase family 15 protein is translated as MSARYLPVSEHGLIGDLRSAALVGTNGTIDWYCCSRFDAPSVFASILDAEKGGSFELAPDVPARTKQFYFPDTNVLITRFFANDGVAEIQDFMPIVDNSREADRHRLIRRVVCVRGSLPFRANVSPRFGYATEPHTIRTEHGCPVFESASLSLALTSSVPVEHDGRDVWALFKLHEGESAVFALDRVGESVAPRACAVAEAEELFQATVRYWRGWLSTSRYRGRWREMVHRSALTLKLLTYVPTGAMVAAPTTSLPEQIGGERNWDYRYAWIRDAAFCVYALLRLGFTEEAQAFMRFLTEYAHPSDSGNGPLQIMYGVDGRRDLAERELPGLEGYRSSSPVRVGNKAVGQLQLDIYGALVDSVYLYDKWGEPISSAHWDTVCDLVDWVCDHWDQPDESIWETRGGRKSYLYSRLMCWVAIERAMRLARRRGLPADIARWSGTRDAIYRQIMDRGWSAERKAFLQHYGDSVLDASVLMMPLAKFISPTDPKWLSTLDTLGEELVADSLAYRYDPQASPDGVRGEEGTFSICSFWYVEALSRAGRLEEAQLAFEKMLTYANHLGLYAEEISHTGEQNGNFPQAFTHLALISAAFNLDRALG